GCTTCCGATGTCGCAGCACCGCCGGCCGACGACGGACGCCCGGCCACCCGACGCCGGGCGTCCGCGCGCCGAAGCGTGCCGATCAGCCCGTACCGGCCGGCGACCGACGGGCAGGAACGCGTAGCCCGCTGGACGATCCTGCTGTACGCGATCACGTCGGTCTTCGCCGCTGTGTCGTGGCCCGTGCGGCGGCTCACGGCCGACCGCGGCTGGGTCGACACGATCGCCGACGTCCTGAACCTGCCTCTGTCGCACAGCCTCTTCGCGGCCGTCCTGTTGTTCCTGCTGACCGGTTCTCTCTTGCGCCGCAAGCGGTTCGGGTTGTGGATCGTCATCTGGTTCGAGGCCATCAACGTCATCCTGGCCCTCCTGTTGGTCCTGCACGCGGCCACCCACCAGCGGATCCTCGTCCTGCGCGCGCTGTCGGTCGACGCCGCCACGCAGTGGGCCACCTATCTGGGGGGAGCCGTCGGGATCGCCGCCGTCCTGCTCCTGCTGTGGGCGCGGCCGGCCTTCCCGGCCCGGCGGTCGCCGGGTTCACGCTGGGCCACGTTCCTGACCCTGCTGATCGGCATGACCGCCTCGATCACCCTCGCGGTCGTGCTGGCCGAGGCCTACAACGGCTCGCTGAAGCATCCGTTCCTCCCGATCGCGCAGGGGCTGCGCGCTGCGCTGGGGCTGAGCACCGGCCTCAACACCAACCCGGACTTCCGGCATCTGCCGACCTGGATCACCTCGCTGTGCAGCACCATCTCGCTCATCGTGGTGCTGATCGCGGTCGGGGTGTTCCTGCGCTCGGGTCGCGCCCGGCAGACGATCGACCCGTCGACCGAGCTGACGATCCGGAAGCTGCTGCTCTCCGGCGCCCACGACGACTCCCTCGGCTACTTCGCCACCCGGCGCGACAAGACCGTGATGATGAGCCCGGACGGGAGGGCGGCCATCAGCTACCGGGTCATCGCCTCGGTCGCCCTGGCCTCGGCCGACCCGCTCGGGCCCAAGGACGCGTGGCCGGCCGCGATCGACGCCTGGCTGAACCAGGCCCGGACCTACGGCTGGGTGCCGGCCGCGCTGTCACCGGGCAAGGAGGCAGCGCAGGCCTACGTCGACGCCGGACTCCGGGCCATCCCGCTCGGCGACGAGGCGATCATCGACGTCTCGACCTTCACCCTCGCCGGGCCGGGCATGAAGGCGGTCCGGCAGGCCGTGGTACGGGTGGAGCGAGCCGGGTACACGGTCTCCATCCGCCGACACCGCGACATCGAGCCGGCAGAGATGGCCGAACTGGCCGACTGCGCCGAGGCCTGGCGCGGCGACGCCCCCGAGCGGGGATTCTCCATGGCCCTCTCCCGGCTCGGCGATCCGGCCGACGGCGCCTGCCTGATGGTGGTCGCGCACCGCCCGGACGGCTCCCCGGCCGGGTTGCTCTCCCTCGTGCCGTGGGGACGCCGTGGGGTCTCCCTCGACCTGATGCGTCGGGACCGGGACAGCATCAACGGTCTGGTCGAGATGATGGTGACCACGCTGATCGCCCGGAAGTCCGATTTCGGCCTCCGCCGGATCTCGCTGAACTTTGCGATGTTCCGGGCCGTGTTCGCCGAGGCCGAGGAATTCGGCGCCGGTCCGGTGACGAAACTGAACAACGCGGTCCTGGGCGTCTTCTCCCGCTTCTTCCAACTGGAGAGCCTCTACCGGTCCAACGCCAAGTACCGGCCGGCGTGGGTCCCGCGGTACCTGCTGATCGACTCGCCGCTGTCCCTGTTGCGGGTGTCGATCGCGGCCGGCGTGGCCGAGGGTTTCCTCCCGTCCATCGGTCGCCGCGAACGGCTCAACACCCCGCCCGCTCCGCCCTGGCTGGTCGAGGCGATCACCGAGGCCGAGGAACAGGCGTCCATCGCTCGTCCCGCCCCGCTGCGACGCCCGCGCGAGCAGGAACGGATCCGCCGCCAACGCCTCGCCGTCCTGGCCGACGCCGGGATGGAGGCCTACCCGGTGTCGGTCCCGAGGACCGGGTCGCTGCCGGAGGTGGTCGGCCATCCGGACGGGGCCGTGGTCAGCGCGACCGGGCGAATCGAATCGCTCCGCGACTTCGGCGGGGTCAGCTTCGGTGTCATCGCAGCCGAATCGGCTCGCCTCCAGCTGGTGCTGGACGCGTCGACGACGGACCCCGCCCTGCACTCGCTGTGGCGGCGCGCGGTCGATCGTGGCGACATCGTCAGCGCCACCGGAACTCTGGGTCACAGCCGGTCCGGCGAGCGCTCGCTGCTGGTGACCGATTGGCAGATGGCATCCAAGTCGCTCAAGCCGCTGCCGTCGAGCCGCACCGGCCTGACCGATCCGGAGGCCAGGGTCCGCAACCGTTCGGTCGACCTGATCGTCAATCCGGAGACCGGAGCCGTGCTGGCGGCCCGCAGCGTCGCCGTCGGCGCGCTCCGGACCGCCTTCTGGAACCGGGGTTTCCGGGAGGTGGAGACGCCGATCCTGCAGAGCGTGCACGGCGGCGCCACCGCCCGGCCGTTCACCACCCACATCAACGCCTACGACCGTGACCTCTCGCTCCGTATCGCGCCAGAGCTGTTCCTCAAGCGCCTCATCGTGGGCGGGACCGGTCCGATCTTCGAGATCGGACGGAACTTCCGGAACGAGGGCGCCGACGCCACCCACAACCCGGAGTTCACCTCGCTCGAGGCCTACCTTCCGTTCGCCGACTACCACCGGATGCGGCAGATCACCACGGACGTCATCCGGGAGGTGGCGACAGCCGTTCACGGAAGCCCGATCGCCATGCGGCCCAACACTCTCGGTATCGTGGAGCCGGTCGACCTTTCAGCCCCATGGGGCGTCGTCGCGGTGCACGACGCGGTGAGCGCGGCCTGCGGCACCACGATCGATCCCGGCACGCCGGCCGACAAGCTCCAGCGGATCGCGCTCGCCCACCAGGTTCCGGCCCCGGACGGCATGACCGCGGGCGAGATCGTCATGGATCTCTACGACCACCTGGTGGAGCCCAAGACCTTCGCCCCGACCTTTTACACGGATTTCCCGATCGAGACCTCGCCGCTGACCCGCACCCATCGTGCGGATCCTCGCCTCTCCGAGCGGTGGGATCTGGTGGCGTTCGGGATGGAGATCGGCACGGCCTACTCCGAGTTGGTCGACCCGGTCGATCAACGGGCCCGGCTGACCGAGCAGTCGCTGCGGGCCGCCGCCGGTGACGAGGAGGCAATGGAACTCGACGAGGACTTCCTGAGCGCGATGGAGATCGGCATGCCGCCGACCGGGGGCC
This window of the Nakamurella panacisegetis genome carries:
- the lysX gene encoding bifunctional lysylphosphatidylglycerol synthetase/lysine--tRNA ligase LysX, whose translation is MPSASDVAAPPADDGRPATRRRASARRSVPISPYRPATDGQERVARWTILLYAITSVFAAVSWPVRRLTADRGWVDTIADVLNLPLSHSLFAAVLLFLLTGSLLRRKRFGLWIVIWFEAINVILALLLVLHAATHQRILVLRALSVDAATQWATYLGGAVGIAAVLLLLWARPAFPARRSPGSRWATFLTLLIGMTASITLAVVLAEAYNGSLKHPFLPIAQGLRAALGLSTGLNTNPDFRHLPTWITSLCSTISLIVVLIAVGVFLRSGRARQTIDPSTELTIRKLLLSGAHDDSLGYFATRRDKTVMMSPDGRAAISYRVIASVALASADPLGPKDAWPAAIDAWLNQARTYGWVPAALSPGKEAAQAYVDAGLRAIPLGDEAIIDVSTFTLAGPGMKAVRQAVVRVERAGYTVSIRRHRDIEPAEMAELADCAEAWRGDAPERGFSMALSRLGDPADGACLMVVAHRPDGSPAGLLSLVPWGRRGVSLDLMRRDRDSINGLVEMMVTTLIARKSDFGLRRISLNFAMFRAVFAEAEEFGAGPVTKLNNAVLGVFSRFFQLESLYRSNAKYRPAWVPRYLLIDSPLSLLRVSIAAGVAEGFLPSIGRRERLNTPPAPPWLVEAITEAEEQASIARPAPLRRPREQERIRRQRLAVLADAGMEAYPVSVPRTGSLPEVVGHPDGAVVSATGRIESLRDFGGVSFGVIAAESARLQLVLDASTTDPALHSLWRRAVDRGDIVSATGTLGHSRSGERSLLVTDWQMASKSLKPLPSSRTGLTDPEARVRNRSVDLIVNPETGAVLAARSVAVGALRTAFWNRGFREVETPILQSVHGGATARPFTTHINAYDRDLSLRIAPELFLKRLIVGGTGPIFEIGRNFRNEGADATHNPEFTSLEAYLPFADYHRMRQITTDVIREVATAVHGSPIAMRPNTLGIVEPVDLSAPWGVVAVHDAVSAACGTTIDPGTPADKLQRIALAHQVPAPDGMTAGEIVMDLYDHLVEPKTFAPTFYTDFPIETSPLTRTHRADPRLSERWDLVAFGMEIGTAYSELVDPVDQRARLTEQSLRAAAGDEEAMELDEDFLSAMEIGMPPTGGLGLGVDRLVMMLTGTAIRSVLTFPFVRPLDI